Proteins encoded within one genomic window of Bacillus sp. F19:
- a CDS encoding YtxH domain-containing protein, giving the protein MAEQTKLDNSQVENTKAENSNKENSNKEQSTQEKSSRRSAPIKRTVAGSILGATVGYLATPENGKKLLARIDTDELKSKAADFGKAAKEKSFQGASSLKSSAANLFKKDKNQSDDSDQDDSVNNSSEEETSSSNSNEDFEALKQDNQTLQERLQQLEEKMNQLSGQSNSEEEDDEEDDKEEEETPSKKKTSKSKAESDDSEEGEDDDEIEEDEEEEEMMYDGKEEDKKTKKSARGRKPKTSKSSKAKDEKAKDEKDEEESEDTSLSSDDDTSS; this is encoded by the coding sequence ATGGCGGAACAAACAAAATTAGACAACTCACAGGTGGAAAATACGAAAGCAGAGAACTCTAACAAAGAGAACTCAAATAAAGAGCAATCAACTCAGGAAAAATCATCAAGAAGAAGCGCGCCAATTAAACGCACGGTCGCAGGCAGTATCCTGGGCGCTACAGTCGGCTATCTGGCAACACCTGAAAACGGGAAGAAGCTTCTTGCCCGTATTGATACAGATGAATTAAAAAGCAAAGCTGCAGACTTTGGAAAAGCAGCGAAAGAAAAATCGTTCCAAGGTGCTTCAAGCTTAAAATCATCAGCTGCTAATCTATTTAAAAAAGATAAAAATCAGTCAGATGATTCTGATCAAGACGATTCAGTGAACAATTCATCAGAAGAAGAAACTTCATCTTCAAATTCAAATGAAGATTTCGAGGCATTAAAGCAGGATAACCAGACTCTTCAAGAACGTCTTCAGCAGCTTGAGGAAAAAATGAACCAATTAAGCGGCCAAAGCAATTCAGAAGAAGAAGATGATGAAGAAGACGATAAGGAAGAAGAAGAAACACCAAGCAAGAAAAAAACAAGCAAATCAAAAGCTGAATCTGATGACTCCGAAGAAGGCGAAGATGATGATGAGATAGAAGAGGACGAAGAAGAAGAAGAAATGATGTACGATGGCAAAGAAGAAGACAAAAAGACGAAAAAATCAGCACGCGGAAGAAAACCAAAGACTTCAAAATCCTCAAAAGCAAAAGATGAAAAAGCCAAGGATGAAAAAGATGAAGAAGAATCAGAAGATACTTCTCTAAGCAGCGACGATGACACATCATCTTAA
- a CDS encoding gas vesicle protein GvpU, whose translation MSTAAASSKDSVLEFFVQASNKHDFALDITLNVNGAVISGTMVSAKEYFDALSETFEDGSEVAQKLSEQLSCASESVESNGDAEAHFIHLKNTKVYIGDSKSTPSKGQILWRGKLSEINGFFLGKISDARPASKKSE comes from the coding sequence ATGAGTACAGCAGCAGCCTCATCAAAAGACAGTGTACTAGAATTCTTTGTACAGGCTTCAAATAAACATGACTTTGCATTAGACATCACGTTAAACGTTAATGGTGCAGTCATTTCCGGCACAATGGTTTCTGCTAAGGAATACTTTGATGCCCTAAGTGAAACGTTTGAAGACGGCAGTGAAGTCGCCCAGAAATTAAGTGAACAACTATCATGTGCAAGCGAATCCGTTGAATCAAACGGAGATGCTGAAGCTCATTTCATTCACTTGAAAAATACGAAAGTGTATATTGGCGACAGCAAATCCACCCCTTCTAAAGGACAAATCCTTTGGAGAGGCAAGTTGAGTGAAATTAATGGATTTTTCCTCGGGAAAATCTCAGATGCCAGACCAGCAAGCAAAAAATCAGAATAG
- a CDS encoding 5-bromo-4-chloroindolyl phosphate hydrolysis family protein, with protein MNPFMAFSVRMMAAIPAAGTVGAVSLIGFDQPFLAAAAYSIAGGASAYSIASVSMNSRFLKRNSLTRKDYKYIKKQLDEAKPKMARLQKTLLTIRHLPSLKERIELARVARRIYSLTIREPRRFYKAEKFFFSHLDSAVLLTEKYVFLSSQPKRNWELEKSLNETRKTLNELTRLIEQDLYSMLQDDVDELNLEIDVAKHSIKTNKDTKHLDESRKFK; from the coding sequence ATGAATCCGTTTATGGCATTCAGTGTCCGGATGATGGCTGCAATACCGGCTGCAGGGACAGTTGGGGCTGTTAGTTTAATCGGTTTTGATCAGCCTTTTTTAGCGGCAGCCGCGTATTCCATTGCTGGGGGAGCATCTGCCTATTCGATCGCATCTGTGAGTATGAACTCCAGATTTTTAAAGAGAAATTCTCTTACCCGCAAAGATTATAAATACATTAAAAAACAGCTGGACGAAGCGAAGCCTAAGATGGCACGCCTGCAGAAGACGCTTTTAACCATCCGTCATCTTCCTTCTTTAAAGGAGAGAATTGAGCTTGCGCGTGTGGCCCGCAGAATTTACAGCCTGACGATAAGAGAGCCGAGGCGTTTTTACAAAGCCGAGAAGTTTTTCTTTTCTCATTTGGATTCTGCTGTGCTTCTCACTGAGAAATACGTCTTTTTATCCTCTCAGCCAAAGAGGAATTGGGAGCTTGAGAAATCATTAAATGAAACGAGAAAAACATTAAACGAACTGACGCGTCTGATTGAACAGGATTTGTACTCAATGTTACAGGATGATGTTGATGAGCTTAATCTTGAAATTGATGTAGCAAAGCATTCCATTAAAACAAATAAAGATACGAAACATCTCGATGAAAGCCGGAAATTTAAATGA
- a CDS encoding toxic anion resistance protein has protein sequence MNEIDLFQQVNTSRLIDVLSEEEKIRAHKLAEQINPKNHALLVSYGLPAQSKLLAFSNVMLEQVQRKDIGQVGEILDEFMKNLNEVHPEDLQQKETSFLARLFGKRKKSIQEVLSRFHKTGAQIDRISVKLERSKNMLLSDNVMLDRLYENNKDYFHSLNVYIAAGEMKLEELRDKTIPALKKASLGSNDPMKQQEVEDLLQFADQLDQRLYDLKISREITIQSAPQIRMIQKSNHKMAEKIHSSLMTVIPLWKNQVTIALALIRQSHTAAAGRNLSASANDLYQKQSDVITGSERGRFEIETLKEIQGNLQASIQETLEIHFDGKRKREDAGAELSVREVELKRKLNA, from the coding sequence ATGAACGAGATCGATTTATTTCAGCAGGTTAACACGTCACGGCTTATCGATGTGCTATCTGAAGAAGAAAAAATCAGGGCACACAAGCTGGCCGAACAAATTAATCCGAAAAACCATGCTCTATTGGTATCATACGGACTGCCGGCGCAATCCAAGCTGCTCGCTTTCTCAAATGTGATGCTTGAACAGGTACAGCGAAAGGATATCGGGCAGGTTGGTGAAATTCTGGACGAATTCATGAAAAACCTGAATGAGGTTCATCCTGAGGATTTACAGCAGAAAGAAACCTCTTTTTTAGCGCGTCTGTTTGGAAAACGAAAGAAATCCATTCAAGAGGTTCTCTCCCGATTTCATAAAACAGGGGCACAGATCGACAGAATCAGTGTAAAGCTTGAGCGCAGCAAAAATATGCTTTTATCAGATAATGTGATGCTTGACAGGCTCTATGAAAATAACAAAGACTATTTTCACTCATTGAATGTGTACATTGCAGCAGGAGAAATGAAACTCGAAGAACTCCGCGATAAAACAATTCCTGCCTTGAAAAAAGCGAGTCTTGGTTCGAATGATCCAATGAAGCAGCAGGAAGTCGAGGATCTTCTTCAATTTGCTGATCAACTGGATCAGAGACTGTATGACTTAAAAATCAGCAGGGAAATTACGATACAAAGTGCACCTCAAATCCGCATGATTCAAAAGTCAAACCACAAAATGGCCGAAAAAATTCATTCCTCTTTAATGACCGTTATTCCACTTTGGAAAAACCAAGTGACTATTGCTTTGGCATTAATTCGTCAGAGTCATACAGCAGCTGCAGGAAGGAATCTTTCAGCATCTGCAAATGACCTTTATCAAAAACAGTCCGATGTTATAACAGGATCTGAAAGAGGACGATTTGAGATAGAGACACTAAAAGAGATACAAGGAAATTTACAGGCCTCCATTCAAGAAACGCTGGAAATCCATTTTGATGGGAAGCGAAAGCGTGAGGATGCTGGAGCAGAACTATCTGTAAGAGAAGTAGAGCTTAAGCGGAAACTGAATGCTTGA
- a CDS encoding UDP-N-acetylmuramoyl-L-alanyl-D-glutamate--2,6-diaminopimelate ligase, protein MIIQFDQLENVTLQYIFGQASQNITSLAFHSKQVKPGALFFSIKGEEQDGHQYIDEAIAHGAAAVIGTSFEKLEQLSREYPDHTFILAEDVRETMALLAKMFHDHADEKLKTIGVTGTNGKTTVAAYVRSLLTLLDLPAGSIGTTGIWASTHKLSYKKSTPTTPESTDLHQIFHDLAELGDKSAVMEVSSIATDQKRVHGIQFDAAILTNFSEEHLEYHKTIDHYKKCKLALFDQAKTAVINLDDIEMGLELSRTYSGKKITYSLSPMSGADLCADNIQFSDIGTTFDLFYNGKIHHATAPIFGTYNIANALAAIGAALLFNCQMKDILRVLPMLESPEGRFQVITGPDNKKIILDYAHTPVALTRLVEEVKKMDYNRLIVMIAGIGIRDFNKMPKMAAAIEGQADEVIVTVDHPGYHEPQIIIDQVMKGFSEPKAPNIRAALTRKEGVIASLTAGEPDDIILLTSGCINGAQIVKGKEVPHSDEEIIESHYQSYYHDCHELEA, encoded by the coding sequence ATGATTATACAATTTGATCAACTAGAAAACGTTACTCTGCAGTATATTTTCGGACAAGCCTCTCAAAACATAACAAGCCTTGCTTTTCATTCAAAACAAGTCAAACCCGGTGCCCTTTTTTTCAGCATTAAAGGCGAGGAGCAAGACGGACATCAGTATATTGATGAGGCCATTGCGCACGGAGCTGCTGCCGTTATCGGAACGAGCTTTGAAAAGCTTGAGCAGCTTAGCCGCGAGTACCCTGATCATACTTTCATTCTTGCTGAAGACGTCAGAGAAACAATGGCTCTTTTAGCAAAGATGTTTCATGATCATGCCGATGAAAAATTGAAAACCATCGGAGTGACCGGCACTAATGGAAAGACGACTGTTGCAGCCTATGTGCGCTCTCTTCTGACTTTATTAGATCTTCCAGCAGGTTCAATCGGCACAACGGGAATATGGGCTTCAACTCATAAGCTTTCGTATAAAAAGAGCACGCCGACAACACCTGAATCCACTGATCTGCATCAAATCTTTCATGATTTGGCGGAGCTTGGGGACAAATCAGCCGTTATGGAAGTTTCCTCAATCGCAACAGACCAAAAAAGGGTGCACGGCATTCAATTTGATGCAGCCATTCTGACGAATTTTTCTGAAGAACACCTTGAATATCATAAAACGATTGATCACTATAAAAAATGCAAACTGGCTCTATTTGATCAGGCTAAAACGGCCGTCATTAATCTCGATGACATCGAAATGGGCCTTGAGCTTTCCCGGACATACAGCGGCAAAAAAATCACCTATAGCTTGTCTCCGATGAGCGGAGCTGATCTATGCGCTGACAATATTCAATTCTCAGATATCGGAACTACGTTTGATCTTTTTTATAACGGGAAGATCCATCATGCAACTGCTCCTATTTTCGGAACTTATAATATTGCAAATGCCCTTGCTGCCATAGGTGCTGCCCTGCTGTTTAACTGCCAAATGAAAGATATCCTTCGCGTTCTGCCGATGCTTGAGAGTCCAGAAGGCCGCTTCCAGGTTATAACCGGACCAGACAACAAGAAAATCATCCTGGATTATGCACACACGCCTGTTGCACTTACCCGTCTGGTGGAAGAAGTAAAGAAAATGGATTACAACCGTCTGATTGTCATGATTGCAGGTATTGGCATTCGTGACTTTAATAAAATGCCTAAGATGGCAGCCGCCATTGAAGGCCAGGCAGACGAAGTGATTGTAACAGTTGACCACCCCGGATATCATGAGCCGCAAATCATCATTGATCAAGTGATGAAAGGATTTTCGGAACCGAAAGCGCCAAATATCAGAGCAGCGCTTACCCGTAAAGAAGGAGTCATCGCCTCGCTTACAGCAGGTGAACCTGATGACATCATCCTCCTTACAAGCGGCTGCATAAATGGAGCGCAAATTGTAAAAGGAAAAGAAGTTCCTCATTCAGACGAGGAAATCATCGAATCCCATTATCAATCTTATTATCATGACTGCCATGAACTTGAGGCATAA
- a CDS encoding D-2-hydroxyacid dehydrogenase — protein sequence MTKRKLIITQDLEQKHLNEITTSIPDWEIIAGRDKSIWQAHLKDAEVIAGWKKGMEEDCLAADSKLKWVQSWSAGVNSMPLQALEKKEILLTSANGVHAFPISETIFALMLGLTRKIHTYVRNQAERKWHHANMKLEIHEKTIGIIGVGAIGQETAKIAKAFGMNVIGVRHSGKPAEFVDEMYTSEQLDEVLSECDYVVVTLPLTKDTHQLFKYEQFKKMKSSAFFINIGRGETVAEEDLIKALQEKEIAGAGLDVFENEPLGEKSLLWEFENVIITPHTSGSTEFYNKRLAETILIPNLQKYLKGETPSINLVDYQKGY from the coding sequence ATGACTAAAAGAAAACTCATCATCACACAAGACCTGGAACAAAAACACTTAAATGAAATTACAACTAGTATCCCTGATTGGGAGATCATTGCAGGAAGAGACAAATCCATTTGGCAGGCTCATCTTAAGGACGCTGAAGTGATTGCAGGCTGGAAAAAAGGGATGGAAGAAGATTGCCTTGCAGCAGACTCAAAGCTTAAATGGGTGCAGTCCTGGAGTGCCGGGGTCAATAGTATGCCGCTTCAAGCTCTTGAAAAGAAAGAGATTCTCTTAACCAGTGCAAACGGCGTGCACGCTTTTCCTATTTCAGAGACGATTTTTGCCCTCATGCTCGGGCTGACGCGAAAAATACATACGTATGTTAGAAACCAGGCCGAACGGAAATGGCATCATGCCAATATGAAGCTTGAGATTCACGAAAAAACGATTGGGATTATTGGGGTCGGAGCGATTGGTCAGGAAACAGCAAAGATCGCTAAAGCGTTTGGCATGAACGTAATCGGTGTACGCCATTCGGGTAAGCCTGCAGAGTTTGTGGATGAAATGTATACAAGTGAGCAGCTTGATGAAGTCCTTTCTGAGTGTGATTATGTCGTCGTGACGCTTCCGCTTACAAAAGATACTCATCAGCTTTTCAAATATGAGCAGTTTAAAAAAATGAAGTCCTCGGCCTTCTTTATTAATATCGGCAGGGGCGAGACTGTGGCGGAGGAAGATCTCATAAAAGCCCTTCAGGAAAAAGAAATTGCAGGAGCAGGTCTTGATGTGTTTGAAAATGAGCCGCTTGGAGAAAAGAGTCTCTTGTGGGAGTTTGAAAATGTGATCATCACCCCGCATACATCCGGTTCAACAGAATTCTATAACAAGCGCCTGGCAGAAACCATTCTGATTCCTAATCTGCAGAAGTATCTAAAGGGAGAAACTCCTTCCATCAATTTAGTCGATTATCAAAAAGGATACTGA
- a CDS encoding excisionase family DNA-binding protein, translating into MYLTIKETAEHLSMPEAYIENLILQKQIRAVHDGEQYLINKEQFTTHLEQMEKYKEQLEEWLSKPIPEDIDIKDED; encoded by the coding sequence ATGTATCTTACGATTAAAGAAACAGCCGAGCATTTATCCATGCCGGAAGCGTATATTGAAAATCTGATCTTGCAGAAACAAATCAGAGCGGTTCATGACGGAGAGCAGTATTTGATCAACAAAGAACAGTTTACAACACACTTGGAACAGATGGAAAAATACAAAGAACAGCTTGAAGAGTGGCTGAGCAAGCCAATTCCTGAAGACATAGACATCAAGGATGAAGATTAA
- a CDS encoding DUF5082 domain-containing protein has protein sequence MSFSEMLNQIHGAISYQSSELNDQINRLQRAKQQIEREQTECMNEMRKILDPELDHLWKGSRADDFREDRNEAYKVMRNIADEDYAAYKQRIQWKINALEVDRTVLNAVSGLAHEADKLLAVGEDAFEELGNRLDDLKRRLF, from the coding sequence ATGAGTTTTTCGGAAATGCTGAATCAAATTCATGGTGCGATATCCTATCAATCATCTGAACTGAACGACCAGATTAATAGACTTCAGCGAGCAAAGCAGCAGATTGAACGCGAACAGACCGAATGCATGAACGAGATGCGCAAAATCCTTGATCCCGAGCTTGATCATTTATGGAAAGGGTCAAGAGCGGATGACTTTCGCGAAGATCGCAATGAGGCTTATAAAGTGATGCGGAATATTGCAGATGAAGATTACGCTGCTTATAAGCAGCGCATTCAGTGGAAAATTAACGCCCTTGAAGTCGATAGAACGGTCTTAAATGCCGTCAGCGGACTTGCACATGAAGCAGATAAACTGCTGGCGGTTGGCGAGGATGCATTTGAAGAACTTGGAAACAGACTAGATGATTTAAAAAGGCGGTTGTTTTAA
- a CDS encoding YwqI/YxiC family protein, translated as MTQIKLNHAEMMKQLDEIKRALDALVLEGPDDVGQNKLDFTQKWQEREEMIHQFVSQYATIVQKNVEDTRANVDSLKEQDEAIVHR; from the coding sequence ATGACCCAAATTAAACTGAATCATGCCGAAATGATGAAGCAGCTGGATGAAATCAAACGGGCATTGGATGCCTTGGTTTTGGAAGGACCAGACGATGTCGGCCAAAACAAGCTTGATTTTACGCAAAAATGGCAGGAGCGGGAGGAAATGATTCATCAATTTGTCTCGCAGTACGCAACGATTGTTCAAAAAAATGTGGAAGATACGCGTGCAAATGTGGATTCATTGAAAGAACAAGATGAAGCGATTGTCCACAGATAA
- a CDS encoding pre-toxin TG domain-containing protein — MAEIKVYEAKTLVSAMEKRAKQYEELKEQLNQLKKQFLDIVNSGDEFQGKGAEAIKGFYSAQVDVAEAWMRLIDKNIAFFRGIPGSTDDAKLSGDTFVQMSFLEENVPRAQNRAKEMVQGQQDAMQSIFRSIDDLVPLHVFSTDTFEDHMAKAEKERTQTIDAVNQLDQALTEEYAISENDQSYLVGLFGQLLESSRKGSTITPINFDAKAYQNSEIYKMKKDIENSSKEYLAFKNDQAEARKQAEIAEELENRPWYKKAWDTTKTFTGEVSGYYDYKRATEGVDPVTGEKLSDAQRIAAGAMAAAGFIPVVGWAGRAVKGGSAIYKTVKAYNAADHALDAYKTSKSFSALQKTEMGIYGLVSANGLGEALTGKDMFGNQLTDQQRQQSLMQALGILGVGGAAYGLDKLAAKNGGLLPYSNRFVNQKIEHANAILNDIGRRIGNFPIPIDIKSRAVSTGTGFNMNSFGVEYKSLSDIISMAKSHVDFKGTVNVNHPVRVYREVEDDVLNREYEIITRKGTYITKIAADEKLIIEMPYIGKGGKSTNSEGWLRDNKFYFKELYKLHPEYFSDANIKNLNNGWAIVNDAVFRRNFPQYDIVGLKGKPLVHHHIGGGGQAIAIPQPLHPGSGGIHNIEKQLGIWGKDQENADRLQVFIK, encoded by the coding sequence GTGGCAGAGATTAAAGTTTATGAAGCAAAAACGTTAGTGTCGGCAATGGAAAAGAGAGCCAAGCAATACGAAGAGCTGAAGGAACAGCTGAATCAGCTGAAAAAACAGTTTTTAGATATCGTAAATTCTGGTGATGAATTCCAGGGAAAAGGCGCAGAAGCGATAAAAGGCTTTTATTCTGCCCAAGTCGATGTAGCGGAAGCCTGGATGAGGCTGATCGATAAAAACATTGCTTTTTTCAGGGGAATCCCCGGCAGCACGGATGATGCGAAGCTCTCAGGCGATACCTTTGTCCAAATGTCCTTTTTAGAAGAAAATGTGCCGCGTGCTCAAAATCGTGCGAAAGAAATGGTCCAAGGCCAGCAGGATGCCATGCAGTCCATCTTCCGCAGTATTGATGATCTTGTCCCGCTGCATGTTTTTTCAACGGACACATTCGAAGACCACATGGCAAAAGCTGAAAAAGAACGTACCCAAACGATAGACGCAGTTAATCAGCTCGATCAGGCGCTGACAGAAGAATACGCCATCTCAGAAAACGATCAAAGCTACCTGGTCGGCCTGTTCGGACAGCTGCTCGAATCCTCAAGAAAGGGCAGCACCATCACACCGATCAACTTCGATGCAAAAGCCTATCAAAACAGCGAAATCTACAAAATGAAAAAGGACATCGAAAACAGCTCCAAAGAATATCTCGCCTTCAAGAACGATCAAGCAGAAGCAAGAAAACAAGCTGAAATTGCAGAAGAACTCGAAAACCGCCCATGGTACAAAAAAGCCTGGGACACCACAAAAACCTTCACTGGCGAAGTATCGGGCTACTATGATTACAAACGGGCAACAGAAGGCGTAGACCCCGTAACCGGCGAAAAACTTTCAGATGCCCAGCGTATCGCAGCAGGAGCTATGGCAGCTGCCGGCTTCATCCCGGTTGTTGGCTGGGCAGGACGTGCTGTAAAAGGCGGGAGCGCGATTTACAAAACGGTTAAAGCGTATAATGCAGCGGATCATGCGCTTGATGCTTATAAAACTTCTAAATCGTTTAGTGCTTTGCAGAAGACGGAGATGGGGATTTATGGGCTGGTTTCAGCTAATGGGCTGGGTGAGGCCTTGACCGGCAAAGATATGTTCGGCAATCAGCTGACAGACCAGCAAAGACAGCAGAGTCTGATGCAGGCCCTTGGTATTTTGGGAGTTGGCGGAGCGGCTTATGGATTGGATAAATTGGCTGCGAAGAATGGCGGATTGTTGCCATATAGTAATCGGTTTGTTAATCAGAAGATTGAACATGCGAATGCTATTTTAAATGATATTGGAAGAAGGATAGGTAATTTTCCTATTCCGATTGACATAAAGAGTAGAGCTGTATCGACTGGTACTGGGTTTAATATGAATAGTTTTGGTGTGGAGTATAAGTCTTTAAGTGATATAATTTCAATGGCTAAGAGTCATGTAGATTTTAAGGGTACGGTTAATGTAAATCATCCAGTTAGAGTATATCGTGAAGTCGAAGACGATGTATTAAACAGAGAGTATGAAATAATTACTAGAAAAGGGACGTATATTACTAAAATAGCAGCTGATGAGAAACTTATTATAGAGATGCCTTATATAGGTAAAGGGGGAAAAAGTACAAATTCAGAAGGATGGTTAAGAGATAATAAATTTTACTTTAAAGAACTATACAAATTACACCCTGAATATTTTAGTGATGCAAACATAAAAAATCTGAATAATGGTTGGGCAATTGTGAATGATGCGGTGTTTAGAAGGAATTTCCCTCAGTATGATATTGTAGGGTTAAAAGGAAAACCTTTAGTACATCATCATATTGGTGGTGGTGGGCAAGCAATCGCCATTCCACAACCTTTGCATCCAGGTAGTGGAGGGATCCATAATATCGAGAAACAGTTAGGTATATGGGGTAAAGATCAGGAAAATGCTGATCGTCTTCAAGTTTTTATTAAGTAA
- a CDS encoding SecY-interacting protein Syd — MEVKKALEQYFKELINVWDEKYGTYPKAPWDEEIDSLLYLSNPDDEEYVYWKPIEKSDLDNFTEIEKKLDITIHPEIKEYFNSYWFLNLQGFYGSRLVNLEPVEPGKHILGFFEALKRYEENNGGEFRFIQIGFVSPEDMAITIDNETGQIFIEDFETEENELLANSLAELISNLKVEEEV; from the coding sequence GTGGAAGTTAAGAAAGCGTTAGAACAATATTTTAAGGAACTTATTAACGTATGGGATGAAAAATACGGTACTTATCCCAAAGCGCCGTGGGATGAAGAAATTGATTCTTTACTGTATTTGAGTAATCCAGATGACGAAGAATATGTATACTGGAAGCCTATTGAAAAATCTGATTTAGATAATTTTACAGAAATTGAAAAAAAACTTGATATTACGATTCACCCTGAAATTAAAGAGTACTTTAATTCATACTGGTTTTTAAACTTACAAGGTTTTTACGGCTCTAGATTAGTAAATCTGGAACCAGTTGAACCAGGAAAACATATATTAGGATTTTTTGAAGCATTAAAAAGATACGAAGAAAACAATGGTGGAGAATTTAGATTTATACAGATAGGTTTTGTTTCTCCAGAAGATATGGCAATTACTATTGACAACGAAACAGGACAAATTTTTATAGAGGATTTTGAAACAGAAGAAAATGAACTACTTGCTAATTCACTTGCTGAATTAATCAGTAATTTAAAAGTTGAAGAGGAAGTATAA
- a CDS encoding HNH endonuclease, which produces MNKPPIGYIWHHHEDGKTMMLV; this is translated from the coding sequence ATGAATAAACCTCCAATAGGTTATATATGGCACCACCATGAAGATGGAAAGACTATGATGCTTGTCTAA
- a CDS encoding immunity 22 family protein, translating to MENPGVLSLWLGNFSTEDELKQYVEIKFNKLGDRISSKFMQDFKIDFVDYNQDLLESTFINHTTKSLKVLLKGSSFEDKISPQFIDHYGETIEGNFNSVIRLYDFEYNEVVDEVKSANKNIVFMGAVTYEEWDE from the coding sequence GTGGAGAATCCGGGTGTATTGTCATTGTGGTTAGGTAATTTCTCTACAGAAGATGAACTTAAACAATATGTCGAAATAAAGTTTAATAAACTAGGTGACAGAATCTCATCTAAATTCATGCAAGATTTCAAAATAGATTTTGTAGATTACAATCAAGATTTGTTAGAGAGTACATTTATAAACCATACTACAAAATCATTAAAGGTACTCCTAAAAGGCTCATCTTTTGAAGACAAAATATCACCTCAATTTATAGATCATTATGGTGAAACCATAGAGGGAAACTTTAATAGTGTAATAAGGCTTTATGATTTTGAGTACAATGAGGTTGTGGATGAGGTCAAATCAGCGAATAAAAATATTGTCTTTATGGGTGCAGTAACTTATGAAGAATGGGATGAATAG
- a CDS encoding SUKH-4 family immunity protein, translating to MISPQEFLERWNKDIYGLVSFEEEGLNEIGITTCAKEFLLIAGLPESAAPFLTFEGSDQGGGSPLSNKYEISRDKVSEYIYIGFTGENDPICISKNNGNVICFDYQNDVMGIFINSTINQFAESLLTYVEFISKIKSVNGRKAFLEKNAPSKSILWLEKELKRIDKNSLNESSFWKTEIESYAN from the coding sequence ATGATTTCACCCCAAGAATTTTTAGAGCGTTGGAACAAAGATATATATGGACTAGTTAGTTTTGAAGAAGAGGGGCTAAATGAAATTGGAATTACTACTTGTGCTAAAGAATTTTTGTTAATTGCTGGATTACCAGAGTCTGCTGCACCTTTCTTAACTTTTGAAGGTTCAGACCAGGGTGGTGGAAGTCCATTGAGTAATAAATATGAAATAAGCAGAGACAAGGTTAGTGAATATATTTATATTGGATTTACTGGAGAAAATGATCCCATATGTATTTCTAAAAATAATGGAAATGTTATTTGTTTTGATTATCAGAATGATGTTATGGGAATTTTTATAAATTCAACTATCAATCAATTTGCAGAATCTCTTTTAACATATGTTGAATTTATAAGTAAAATAAAATCAGTCAACGGAAGAAAAGCTTTTTTAGAAAAAAACGCACCTAGTAAATCAATTTTGTGGTTAGAAAAAGAACTAAAAAGAATAGATAAAAACTCTTTAAATGAAAGCAGTTTTTGGAAGACAGAGATTGAAAGTTATGCAAATTAG